From Corallococcus soli, a single genomic window includes:
- a CDS encoding App1 family protein yields the protein MSDLYPLLFRIAVKADAHYDELSRRVRKGLGIAPPLRILPYRGYGTPERVVIKARVLEERKVKPSRQRHTLLSSAVASYKRYMTREISSAHVAVRWGDKHWEGTTDEEGFLELWVPPPSGVRSGWHMVELELLSPDPDGVSRVSAPVRVAGASAELGVISDIDDTVIATGVTDVLKRAWALFLTEHRVRLPFPGVDAFYAALQAGASGTADNPIFYVSSSPWNLYEHLDEFLATHRIPIGPLLLRDWGLSRHGFAPGGGHGHKLDKIRGVLETLSHLPFVLIGDSGQEDAEHYRTIVREFPGRIRCVYIRNVPGRSSRAMEMATIAEDIRAGGSELVVVDDTVAAARHAARAGWIRWEEVPEVEAHRREDAARGALGERG from the coding sequence ATGTCCGACCTGTACCCGCTGCTGTTCCGCATCGCCGTGAAGGCGGATGCCCATTACGACGAGCTCAGCCGCCGCGTGCGCAAGGGGCTGGGGATCGCCCCGCCGCTGCGCATCCTGCCGTACCGGGGCTATGGCACCCCGGAGCGCGTGGTCATCAAGGCGCGCGTGCTGGAGGAGCGCAAGGTGAAGCCCTCGCGCCAGCGGCACACGCTCTTGAGCAGCGCGGTGGCGTCGTACAAGCGCTACATGACGCGCGAAATCTCCAGCGCGCACGTGGCGGTGCGCTGGGGGGACAAGCACTGGGAGGGCACGACGGACGAGGAGGGCTTCCTGGAGCTGTGGGTGCCGCCGCCGTCGGGGGTGCGCTCCGGCTGGCACATGGTGGAGCTGGAGCTGCTGTCGCCGGATCCGGACGGGGTCTCGCGCGTGTCGGCGCCGGTGCGGGTGGCGGGGGCGAGCGCGGAGCTGGGCGTCATCAGCGACATCGACGACACGGTCATCGCCACGGGGGTGACGGATGTGCTCAAGCGCGCGTGGGCGCTGTTCCTCACGGAGCATCGGGTGCGGCTGCCATTCCCGGGCGTGGATGCCTTCTACGCGGCGCTCCAGGCGGGCGCGAGCGGCACGGCGGACAACCCCATCTTCTACGTGTCCAGCAGCCCGTGGAACCTCTACGAGCACCTGGACGAGTTCCTGGCCACGCACCGCATCCCCATCGGTCCGCTGCTCTTGCGCGACTGGGGCCTGTCGCGCCACGGCTTCGCGCCGGGCGGGGGACACGGGCACAAGCTGGACAAGATTCGCGGCGTGCTGGAGACGCTGTCGCACCTGCCGTTCGTGTTGATTGGGGACAGCGGGCAGGAGGACGCGGAGCACTACCGCACCATCGTGCGCGAGTTCCCCGGCCGCATCCGCTGCGTCTACATCCGCAACGTGCCGGGGCGCTCCAGCCGCGCGATGGAGATGGCCACCATCGCGGAGGACATCCGCGCGGGGGGCAGCGAGCTGGTGGTGGTGGACGACACGGTGGCCGCCGCCAGGCACGCGGCCCGGGCCGGGTGGATCCGCTGGGAAGAGGTGCCGGAGGTGGAGGCGCACCGCCGCGAGGACGCCGCCCGGGGTGCATTGGGCGAGCGGGGCTGA